In the Piscinibacter sp. XHJ-5 genome, one interval contains:
- the purB gene encoding adenylosuccinate lyase — MTLSSLTALSPLDGRYAAKVAPLRPLLSEFGLMHRRVQVEVEWFIALSDAGFAEFKPLSEAARGLLRGLVARFSESDAQAIKDIERTTNHDVKAVEYWLKGRFDNNAELKAAGEFVHFACTSEDINNTSHGLMLKAARNDVLLPTLDRINATLTAMAQRLAHIPMLSRTHGQTASPTTVGKEVANVVARLMHARERIASVKLLAKMNGAVGNYNAHLAAYPGYDWEAFSRRVVEQQLGLHFNPYTIQIEPHDYMAELFDAVARANTILIDWSRDVWGYIGLGYFKQRTVEGEIGSSTMPHKVNPIDFENAEGNFGLANALLTHLSQKLPISRWQRDLTDSTVLRNMGVALGYTLLGYDSLLRGLGKLEVNKEALADDLEDAWEVLAEPIQTVMRRYGLPHPYERLKELTRGKGITREAIQRFIATLEIPEAEKKRLLAMTPANYVGKAGDLASRIE, encoded by the coding sequence ATGACGCTGTCCTCCCTCACCGCCCTGTCGCCGCTGGACGGCCGCTATGCCGCCAAGGTGGCGCCGCTGCGGCCGCTGCTCAGCGAATTCGGCCTCATGCATCGCCGCGTGCAGGTCGAGGTGGAGTGGTTCATCGCGCTGTCCGATGCCGGCTTCGCGGAATTCAAGCCGCTGTCCGAGGCGGCGCGGGGCCTGCTGCGCGGGCTGGTGGCGCGCTTTTCCGAATCCGATGCGCAGGCCATCAAGGACATCGAGCGCACCACCAACCACGACGTGAAGGCGGTCGAGTACTGGCTGAAGGGCCGCTTCGACAACAACGCCGAGCTGAAGGCCGCGGGCGAATTCGTGCACTTCGCCTGCACCAGCGAAGACATCAACAACACCAGCCACGGCTTGATGCTGAAGGCCGCGCGCAACGACGTGCTGCTGCCGACGCTGGACCGCATCAACGCCACGCTGACCGCGATGGCGCAGCGGCTCGCGCACATTCCCATGCTCAGCCGCACGCATGGCCAGACCGCCAGCCCGACCACGGTCGGCAAGGAAGTCGCCAACGTCGTCGCGCGGCTGATGCATGCGCGCGAACGCATCGCTTCGGTCAAGCTGCTTGCCAAGATGAACGGCGCGGTGGGCAACTACAACGCCCATCTCGCGGCCTATCCGGGCTACGACTGGGAGGCGTTCAGCCGGCGCGTGGTGGAACAGCAGCTCGGGCTGCACTTCAATCCCTACACCATCCAGATCGAGCCCCACGACTACATGGCCGAGCTGTTCGACGCGGTCGCGCGTGCCAACACCATCCTGATCGACTGGTCGCGCGACGTCTGGGGCTACATCGGGCTGGGCTACTTCAAGCAGCGCACGGTCGAGGGCGAAATCGGCTCGTCGACGATGCCGCACAAGGTCAATCCCATCGACTTCGAGAACGCCGAGGGCAACTTCGGCCTGGCCAACGCACTGCTGACCCACCTGTCGCAGAAGCTGCCGATCAGCCGCTGGCAGCGCGACCTGACGGACAGCACGGTGCTGCGCAACATGGGCGTTGCGCTGGGCTACACGCTGCTGGGCTACGACAGCCTGCTGCGCGGCCTGGGCAAGCTGGAAGTCAACAAGGAGGCGCTGGCCGACGACCTCGAGGACGCCTGGGAGGTGCTCGCCGAGCCGATCCAGACGGTCATGCGCCGCTACGGCCTGCCGCATCCGTACGAGCGGCTGAAGGAGCTCACGCGCGGCAAGGGCATCACGCGCGAGGCGATCCAGCGCTTCATCGCCACGCTGGAGATTCCCGAAGCCGAGAAGAAGCGGCTGCTCGCGATGACGCCCGCCAACTACGTCGGCAAGGCCGGTGACCTGGCCAGCCGCATCGAATGA
- the pyrF gene encoding orotidine-5'-phosphate decarboxylase, translated as MSFIEQVRRAEHEHRSLLCVGLDPEPAKFPGAWKNDPGRIFDFCAAIVEATKDLAIAFKPQIAYFAAHRAEDQLERLIAHIHRSAPAVPVILDAKRGDIGSTAEQYAREAFERYRADALTLSPFMGFDSIEPYLRHEGKGLILLCRTSNAGGSDVQAQRLANGDFVYEHIARLAQGPWNRSGQLALVVGATFPAEIERVRELAPTLPLLIPGIGAQGGDARATVRAGWRPEAPIIVNSSRAVLYASAGDDFADAARQVAIATRDELNAARS; from the coding sequence ATGAGCTTCATCGAGCAGGTCCGCCGCGCCGAGCACGAGCATCGCTCGCTGCTGTGCGTGGGCCTGGATCCCGAGCCGGCGAAGTTCCCGGGCGCCTGGAAGAACGACCCCGGCCGCATCTTCGACTTCTGCGCGGCCATCGTCGAGGCCACCAAGGACCTGGCGATCGCGTTCAAGCCGCAGATCGCCTACTTCGCGGCGCACCGGGCCGAGGACCAGCTCGAGCGGCTGATCGCGCACATCCACCGAAGCGCGCCCGCGGTCCCGGTCATCCTCGACGCGAAGCGCGGCGACATCGGCAGCACGGCCGAGCAGTACGCGCGCGAAGCCTTCGAGCGCTACCGCGCCGACGCCCTCACGCTGTCGCCCTTCATGGGCTTCGACTCGATCGAGCCCTACCTGCGGCACGAGGGCAAGGGCCTCATCCTGCTGTGCCGCACCTCCAACGCCGGCGGTTCCGACGTGCAGGCGCAGCGGCTCGCGAACGGCGACTTCGTCTACGAGCACATCGCGCGGCTCGCACAAGGTCCGTGGAACCGATCGGGCCAGCTGGCACTGGTGGTCGGCGCCACCTTCCCGGCCGAGATCGAGCGCGTGCGCGAGCTCGCCCCGACGCTGCCGCTGCTGATCCCCGGCATCGGCGCGCAAGGCGGCGATGCGCGTGCGACGGTGCGCGCCGGCTGGCGGCCCGAGGCGCCCATCATCGTGAATTCGTCGCGGGCGGTGCTGTATGCGAGTGCGGGCGATGATTTCGCAGACGCGGCGCGGCAGGTGGCCATCGCCACGCGGGACGAGCTCAACGCCGCCCGGTCGTAG
- a CDS encoding 2Fe-2S iron-sulfur cluster-binding protein: MDLSINGQSRNVPDAAVDPQMPLLWVLRDVLDLTGTKFGCGVAACGACTVHVDGQAVRSCVTPLAAVAGKPIRTIEALGTRDQPHPLQRAWIAHQVPQCGYCQSGMLMAAAALLARNANPSDADIDAAITNLCRCGTYPRIREAIKTAAAQLRGAVRAPAASRTPGGGL; this comes from the coding sequence ATGGACCTTTCGATCAACGGGCAGAGCCGCAACGTGCCCGATGCGGCCGTCGACCCGCAGATGCCGCTGCTGTGGGTGCTGCGCGATGTGCTCGATCTGACCGGCACCAAGTTCGGCTGCGGCGTCGCGGCCTGCGGCGCCTGCACGGTCCACGTCGACGGCCAGGCGGTGCGCTCGTGCGTGACGCCGCTGGCCGCCGTGGCCGGCAAGCCCATCCGCACCATCGAGGCCTTGGGCACACGCGATCAGCCGCATCCACTGCAAAGGGCCTGGATTGCCCACCAGGTGCCGCAGTGCGGCTATTGCCAGAGCGGCATGCTGATGGCCGCCGCCGCGCTGCTCGCCAGGAACGCCAATCCGAGCGACGCCGACATCGATGCGGCCATCACCAACCTGTGCCGCTGTGGCACCTATCCACGCATTCGCGAGGCCATCAAGACCGCCGCGGCGCAGCTGCGCGGCGCGGTCCGCGCACCGGCCGCGTCTCGAACGCCCGGAGGTGGCCTGTGA
- a CDS encoding molybdopterin cofactor-binding domain-containing protein, producing MKRRVMLLTGLGAAGVFIVGWSVLPPRSRLGYPDTLPANEGEVGLNGWIKIGADGRVLLAMNRSEMGQGVHTALAMLAAEELDVPLSRVQLVQAGHDKLYGNVASFIDMLPFHPSEREPGTETRTVKTAQWVVSKVARELGINVTGGSTSVSDAWDLLRQAAATARAQLVGAASLRWRLPADELSVKDGVISHPSGPNGHFGEFAKAAAATPPGAVQLKDAKSWKLIGTPAPRTDLAAKTDGSAIFGIDVRRPGQLYAVMRHCPVVGGSVGRVDVDEALRRPGVERVVRIGSYGGSTPGIAVIARTYWHARQAAQALDIDWRAPPAGVPDSRAILRTLEHTARDAAEHGGGFTFYRRGDADPALRNAPRRIEAVYRAPYLAHATMEPINCTAQVADGKVTVWAPTQVPGLARSMAAHVAGVAERDVTLHLTYLGGGFGRRLEVDVVGQAVRVAMEAAGRPVQLVWPREEDITHDFYRPAGAAMLRAGIDAEGNVSALTITSAGDAITPRWMERTLPSLAGPVDTPDKSVADGLFDLPYAIPNERIAHVATRSGVPIGYWRSVGHSHNAFFSESFIDELAHALKQDPVAFRLSLLKDAPRHAAVLKLAAEKSGWARPAPAGRARGVALHESFGSIVAEVVEVSMAGGQPKVHRVVCAADIGTVVNPGIVAQQMESAVIFGLSAALHGRIDIVDGTVQQNNFPNHPIVRLADAPLIETHLVASSRPPSGVGEPGTPPLAPALANALFVLTGKRARELPLA from the coding sequence GTGAAACGCCGGGTGATGCTGCTGACCGGCCTGGGCGCCGCTGGCGTGTTCATCGTCGGCTGGAGCGTGCTGCCGCCGCGCAGCCGCCTGGGCTATCCCGACACGCTGCCGGCGAACGAGGGCGAGGTCGGACTCAACGGCTGGATCAAGATCGGCGCCGACGGCCGCGTGCTGCTTGCCATGAACCGCAGCGAGATGGGCCAGGGCGTGCACACGGCGCTGGCCATGCTCGCCGCGGAGGAGCTGGATGTGCCGCTGTCCAGGGTGCAGCTCGTGCAGGCCGGACACGACAAGCTGTACGGCAACGTGGCGTCGTTCATCGACATGCTGCCGTTCCATCCGAGCGAGCGCGAGCCGGGCACCGAGACGCGCACCGTGAAGACGGCGCAGTGGGTGGTCAGCAAGGTCGCACGCGAGCTCGGCATCAACGTGACGGGCGGCTCCACCTCGGTCAGCGACGCCTGGGACCTGCTGCGCCAGGCGGCCGCGACGGCGCGGGCGCAGCTCGTCGGCGCCGCGTCGCTGCGATGGCGGCTCCCGGCCGACGAGCTGTCGGTGAAGGACGGCGTCATCAGCCATCCCTCCGGCCCCAACGGCCACTTCGGCGAGTTCGCCAAGGCCGCCGCGGCGACGCCGCCCGGTGCGGTGCAGCTCAAGGATGCGAAGAGCTGGAAGCTGATCGGCACGCCGGCGCCGCGCACCGACCTGGCGGCCAAGACCGACGGCAGCGCGATCTTCGGCATCGACGTGCGCCGGCCGGGCCAGCTCTACGCGGTGATGCGCCACTGCCCTGTCGTCGGCGGCAGCGTGGGCCGTGTCGACGTCGACGAGGCGCTGCGCCGGCCCGGTGTGGAGCGGGTCGTGCGCATCGGTTCGTACGGCGGATCCACCCCCGGCATCGCGGTGATCGCGCGCACGTACTGGCATGCCAGGCAGGCGGCGCAGGCGCTGGACATCGACTGGCGCGCGCCGCCGGCCGGCGTGCCCGACAGCCGGGCCATCCTGCGTACGCTCGAGCACACCGCGCGCGACGCGGCCGAGCATGGCGGCGGCTTCACCTTCTACCGGCGCGGCGACGCCGATCCGGCGCTCAGGAACGCGCCGCGTCGCATCGAGGCGGTGTACCGCGCGCCTTATCTGGCGCACGCGACGATGGAGCCGATCAACTGCACGGCGCAGGTGGCCGACGGCAAGGTCACCGTGTGGGCGCCGACGCAGGTGCCCGGCCTGGCCCGCTCGATGGCGGCGCACGTGGCGGGCGTTGCAGAGCGCGACGTGACGCTGCACCTGACCTACCTCGGCGGCGGCTTCGGCCGCCGGCTGGAGGTCGACGTCGTCGGCCAGGCCGTGCGCGTGGCGATGGAAGCGGCCGGGCGACCCGTGCAGCTCGTGTGGCCGCGCGAAGAGGACATCACCCACGACTTCTACCGTCCCGCCGGCGCGGCGATGCTGCGCGCCGGCATCGATGCGGAAGGCAATGTCTCCGCACTGACCATCACCAGCGCCGGCGATGCGATCACGCCGCGCTGGATGGAGCGCACGCTGCCGTCGCTGGCCGGGCCCGTGGACACGCCCGACAAGAGCGTGGCCGATGGCCTGTTCGACTTGCCGTACGCCATCCCCAACGAGCGCATCGCTCACGTGGCGACGCGCAGCGGCGTGCCGATCGGCTACTGGCGCTCGGTTGGCCATTCGCACAACGCCTTCTTTTCGGAGAGCTTCATCGACGAGCTGGCGCATGCGCTGAAGCAGGACCCTGTGGCCTTCAGGCTGTCGCTGCTCAAGGACGCGCCGCGCCATGCGGCGGTGCTCAAGCTCGCGGCGGAGAAGTCCGGCTGGGCCAGGCCGGCGCCGGCCGGCCGCGCCCGCGGCGTCGCGCTGCACGAAAGCTTCGGCAGCATCGTGGCCGAGGTCGTGGAGGTGTCGATGGCCGGCGGCCAGCCCAAGGTGCACCGCGTGGTGTGCGCGGCCGACATCGGCACGGTCGTCAATCCGGGCATCGTCGCGCAGCAGATGGAAAGCGCGGTGATCTTCGGACTCAGCGCCGCGCTGCACGGGCGCATCGACATCGTCGACGGCACGGTGCAGCAGAACAATTTCCCGAACCACCCGATCGTGCGCCTGGCCGATGCACCCCTGATCGAGACGCACCTGGTGGCCAGCTCGCGGCCACCGAGCGGCGTGGGCGAGCCGGGGACGCCGCCCCTGGCGCCGGCGCTGGCGAACGCGCTGTTCGTGCTGACCGGCAAGCGGGCGCGCGAGCTGCCGCTGGCGTAG